A single Osmerus mordax isolate fOsmMor3 chromosome 7, fOsmMor3.pri, whole genome shotgun sequence DNA region contains:
- the LOC136945791 gene encoding uncharacterized protein isoform X3 — protein sequence MATRAAYFSPSEAQILMEAYEEVKDIIKKKGNTATVIKQREKAWQSIADRLNALNMNGPKRTWQQVKIKYKNILQNAVKKNTHRQGTGGGSPKADLTPAEDMALELNKGRPVLEGIPGGKETSIGSSQDATRFIQVSGSTVFLLEPPAQAPDDADPGEGPSAAATAHDGDDDEEETISLDSRRHEDPDAIQWENQPGNISSQAIRKLYGNHLRRQIELADIDIQYKKKKMENLALESEIKKRTIRKLDLEIKKLERELQEDDTADDHLYERYRFSADGISGAFLYSVGDAEQLNKATICRTIRSVCLAIKALADVFISFPGHRRLCDIKEEFYRIAGFPNVIGAVDCTHIRIKAPSGAHEADFVNRKSFHSINVQMVCNADCVISNVVAKWPGSVHDSRIFRASEIYQCLSQGEFSGVLLGDRGYGCQPFLLTPFTDPQEAQQAYNHAHARTRARVEMTFGLLKARFHCLHKLRVSPVRACDITVACAVLHNVACLRKERAPRVPPAMDWDNPAIFPDDDSGRLLRDQYVLNYFS from the exons atggcaactagagccgcgtacttttccccgtcggaagcacaaatcctcatggaggcatacgaggaggtaaaagatataattaagaagaaaggcaacaccgccacagtgataaagcaaagagaaaaagcgtggcaaagtattgcagaccgcctgaatgc attaaacatgaacgggccaaaacggacatggcagcaggtcaaaatcaaatacaagaacattctgcagaatg cagtgaaaaagaatacccacagacaaggcacgggtggtgggtcaccaaaggctgaccttaccccagcagaggacatggccttggagctaaataaaggcaggcccgtcttagaggggatccctggggggaaagagacgagcataggttcctcccaagatgccacccgcttcattcaag tgtctggcagcactgtgttcctgttagagccaccagcacaagcaccagacgatgctgatcca ggtgaaggccccagtgcagcagcaacagcacatgatggagacgatgatgaggaggagaccatctctctggattccagaaggcatgag gacccagatgctatacagtgggaaaaccagcctggcaacata agctcacaagctatcagaaagttgtatggcaaccacctccggcgccaaatagaactggcagacatagacattcagtacaagaagaaaaagatggaaaatcttgcactggagtccgaaataaaaaagaggacaattaggaaactggaccttgaaataaaaaaacttgagagggag ctccaagaagatgacacag ctgatgaccatctatatgaaagatacaggttttctgcagatggcatcag tggagccttcctgtactcagtgggggatgcagaacagctgaacaaggccacaatttgccgcacaataaggagtgtgtgtctggctatcaaagcattagcagatgtcttcatctccttccctggccacagaagactctgtgacatcaaagaggagttctataggattgcag gtttccccaatgtcattggtgcagtggactgcacacacataaggataaaagccccctcaggtgcccatgaggccgattttgtgaataggaaatcctttcacagcattaatgttcag atggtctgcaatgctgactgtgtgatcagcaatgttgtggcaaaatggcctggctcagtccatgactccagaatctttcgggcctctgaaatctatcagtgcctatcacaag gtgaattctctggtgtgttgctgggagacagggggtatggctgccagccttttctcctgacacctttcacagacccccaggaagcacagcaggcctacaaccatgcccatgccaggaccagggccagagttgaaatgacctttggcctcctgaaggcacgctttcactgccttcacaaattaagggtcagccctgttagggcatgtgatattactgtggcttgtgctgtcctccacaatgtggcctgcctgaggaaggagagggcccccagagtgccaccagccatggactgggacaatccggcaatcttccctgatgacgacagtggtcggctgctgagggaccaatatgtgttgaattattttagttag
- the LOC136945791 gene encoding putative nuclease HARBI1 isoform X1 — protein MATRAAYFSPSEAQILMEAYEEVKDIIKKKGNTATVIKQREKAWQSIADRLNALNMNGPKRTWQQVKIKYKNILQNAVKKNTHRQGTGGGSPKADLTPAEDMALELNKGRPVLEGIPGGKETSIGSSQDATRFIQVSGSTVFLLEPPAQAPDDADPGEGPSAAATAHDGDDDEEETISLDSRRHEDPDAIQWENQPGNISSQAIRKLYGNHLRRQIELADIDIQYKKKKMENLALESEIKKRTIRKLDLEIKKLERELQEDDTADDHLYERYRFSADGIRYLCRLLGPRIKHRTARSHALSVEQMVCVALRFFASGAFLYSVGDAEQLNKATICRTIRSVCLAIKALADVFISFPGHRRLCDIKEEFYRIAGFPNVIGAVDCTHIRIKAPSGAHEADFVNRKSFHSINVQMVCNADCVISNVVAKWPGSVHDSRIFRASEIYQCLSQGEFSGVLLGDRGYGCQPFLLTPFTDPQEAQQAYNHAHARTRARVEMTFGLLKARFHCLHKLRVSPVRACDITVACAVLHNVACLRKERAPRVPPAMDWDNPAIFPDDDSGRLLRDQYVLNYFS, from the exons atggcaactagagccgcgtacttttccccgtcggaagcacaaatcctcatggaggcatacgaggaggtaaaagatataattaagaagaaaggcaacaccgccacagtgataaagcaaagagaaaaagcgtggcaaagtattgcagaccgcctgaatgc attaaacatgaacgggccaaaacggacatggcagcaggtcaaaatcaaatacaagaacattctgcagaatg cagtgaaaaagaatacccacagacaaggcacgggtggtgggtcaccaaaggctgaccttaccccagcagaggacatggccttggagctaaataaaggcaggcccgtcttagaggggatccctggggggaaagagacgagcataggttcctcccaagatgccacccgcttcattcaag tgtctggcagcactgtgttcctgttagagccaccagcacaagcaccagacgatgctgatcca ggtgaaggccccagtgcagcagcaacagcacatgatggagacgatgatgaggaggagaccatctctctggattccagaaggcatgag gacccagatgctatacagtgggaaaaccagcctggcaacata agctcacaagctatcagaaagttgtatggcaaccacctccggcgccaaatagaactggcagacatagacattcagtacaagaagaaaaagatggaaaatcttgcactggagtccgaaataaaaaagaggacaattaggaaactggaccttgaaataaaaaaacttgagagggag ctccaagaagatgacacag ctgatgaccatctatatgaaagatacaggttttctgcagatggcatcaggtatctatgcagactactgggtcccaggattaagcaccgcactgcacggagccatgcactgagtgtggagcaaatggtttgtgtggccttgcgcttttttgctagtggagccttcctgtactcagtgggggatgcagaacagctgaacaaggccacaatttgccgcacaataaggagtgtgtgtctggctatcaaagcattagcagatgtcttcatctccttccctggccacagaagactctgtgacatcaaagaggagttctataggattgcag gtttccccaatgtcattggtgcagtggactgcacacacataaggataaaagccccctcaggtgcccatgaggccgattttgtgaataggaaatcctttcacagcattaatgttcag atggtctgcaatgctgactgtgtgatcagcaatgttgtggcaaaatggcctggctcagtccatgactccagaatctttcgggcctctgaaatctatcagtgcctatcacaag gtgaattctctggtgtgttgctgggagacagggggtatggctgccagccttttctcctgacacctttcacagacccccaggaagcacagcaggcctacaaccatgcccatgccaggaccagggccagagttgaaatgacctttggcctcctgaaggcacgctttcactgccttcacaaattaagggtcagccctgttagggcatgtgatattactgtggcttgtgctgtcctccacaatgtggcctgcctgaggaaggagagggcccccagagtgccaccagccatggactgggacaatccggcaatcttccctgatgacgacagtggtcggctgctgagggaccaatatgtgttgaattattttagttag
- the rab5if gene encoding uncharacterized protein RAB5IF: protein MTNSSKRKEEVHLVNGGVKQSTWSKAFNSSAVWEEKDEFLDVIYWIRQIIAIILGVIWGVAPLKGFLGIAIFCIINAGVLYVYFSSFQQVDEEEYGGTWELTKEGFMTSFALFLVVWIIFYTALHYD from the exons ATGACGAACAGTTCAAAGCGGAAAGAAGAAGTTCATCTCGTCAATGGGGGTGTAAAGCAGTCCACATGGAGCAAAGCCTTCAACAGTAGCGCTGTTTGGGAAGAAAAG GACGAGTTTTTAGATGTGATCTACTGGATTCGGCAAATAATTGCTATCATCCTTGGTGTGATATGGGGTGTTGCACCACTAAAAGGCTTCCTAGGAATAGCAAT ATTCTGCATCATCAATGCTGGCGTCCTGTATGTATACTTCAGCAGCTTTCAGCAGGTGGATGAAGAGGAGTATGGCGGAACATGGGAGCTCACCAAAGAGGGGTTCATGACGTCATTTGCTCTGTTTCTG GTGGTCTGGATAATATTTTACACAGCATTACATTACGATTGA
- the LOC136945791 gene encoding putative nuclease HARBI1 isoform X2: MATRAAYFSPSEAQILMEAYEEVKDIIKKKGNTATVIKQREKAWQSIADRLNALNMNGPKRTWQQVKIKYKNILQNAVKKNTHRQGTGGGSPKADLTPAEDMALELNKGRPVLEGIPGGKETSIGSSQDATRFIQVSGSTVFLLEPPAQAPDDADPGEGPSAAATAHDGDDDEEETISLDSRRHEDPDAIQWENQPGNISSQAIRKLYGNHLRRQIELADIDIQYKKKKMENLALESEIKKRTIRKLDLEIKKLERELQEDDTADDHLYERYRFSADGIRYLCRLLGPRIKHRTARSHALSVEQMVCVALRFFASGAFLYSVGDAEQLNKATICRTIRSVCLAIKALADVFISFPGHRRLCDIKEEFYRIAVDCTHIRIKAPSGAHEADFVNRKSFHSINVQMVCNADCVISNVVAKWPGSVHDSRIFRASEIYQCLSQGEFSGVLLGDRGYGCQPFLLTPFTDPQEAQQAYNHAHARTRARVEMTFGLLKARFHCLHKLRVSPVRACDITVACAVLHNVACLRKERAPRVPPAMDWDNPAIFPDDDSGRLLRDQYVLNYFS, translated from the exons atggcaactagagccgcgtacttttccccgtcggaagcacaaatcctcatggaggcatacgaggaggtaaaagatataattaagaagaaaggcaacaccgccacagtgataaagcaaagagaaaaagcgtggcaaagtattgcagaccgcctgaatgc attaaacatgaacgggccaaaacggacatggcagcaggtcaaaatcaaatacaagaacattctgcagaatg cagtgaaaaagaatacccacagacaaggcacgggtggtgggtcaccaaaggctgaccttaccccagcagaggacatggccttggagctaaataaaggcaggcccgtcttagaggggatccctggggggaaagagacgagcataggttcctcccaagatgccacccgcttcattcaag tgtctggcagcactgtgttcctgttagagccaccagcacaagcaccagacgatgctgatcca ggtgaaggccccagtgcagcagcaacagcacatgatggagacgatgatgaggaggagaccatctctctggattccagaaggcatgag gacccagatgctatacagtgggaaaaccagcctggcaacata agctcacaagctatcagaaagttgtatggcaaccacctccggcgccaaatagaactggcagacatagacattcagtacaagaagaaaaagatggaaaatcttgcactggagtccgaaataaaaaagaggacaattaggaaactggaccttgaaataaaaaaacttgagagggag ctccaagaagatgacacag ctgatgaccatctatatgaaagatacaggttttctgcagatggcatcaggtatctatgcagactactgggtcccaggattaagcaccgcactgcacggagccatgcactgagtgtggagcaaatggtttgtgtggccttgcgcttttttgctagtggagccttcctgtactcagtgggggatgcagaacagctgaacaaggccacaatttgccgcacaataaggagtgtgtgtctggctatcaaagcattagcagatgtcttcatctccttccctggccacagaagactctgtgacatcaaagaggagttctataggattgcag tggactgcacacacataaggataaaagccccctcaggtgcccatgaggccgattttgtgaataggaaatcctttcacagcattaatgttcag atggtctgcaatgctgactgtgtgatcagcaatgttgtggcaaaatggcctggctcagtccatgactccagaatctttcgggcctctgaaatctatcagtgcctatcacaag gtgaattctctggtgtgttgctgggagacagggggtatggctgccagccttttctcctgacacctttcacagacccccaggaagcacagcaggcctacaaccatgcccatgccaggaccagggccagagttgaaatgacctttggcctcctgaaggcacgctttcactgccttcacaaattaagggtcagccctgttagggcatgtgatattactgtggcttgtgctgtcctccacaatgtggcctgcctgaggaaggagagggcccccagagtgccaccagccatggactgggacaatccggcaatcttccctgatgacgacagtggtcggctgctgagggaccaatatgtgttgaattattttagttag